One window of the Desulfovibrio sp. X2 genome contains the following:
- the def gene encoding peptide deformylase, with product MQREIRKYPDPVLKQKAEALAEITPEIRRLAEDMIETMYENEGIGLAAPQVGESIRLVVIDVTGPEKREEPIVLVNPEIVCTNGEVTSDEGCLSVKGMRAEVARAETCTVRGLDLDGNTVEIEAEGTKSVCLQHEIDHLDGVLFIDRISRLKRTLYDAKVKKWKRQGKKI from the coding sequence ATGCAGCGAGAGATACGCAAATACCCGGATCCGGTGCTCAAGCAGAAGGCCGAGGCGCTGGCCGAGATCACGCCGGAGATCCGCCGGCTGGCCGAGGACATGATTGAGACCATGTACGAGAACGAGGGCATCGGCCTGGCCGCGCCCCAGGTGGGCGAGTCCATCCGGCTCGTGGTCATTGACGTGACCGGCCCTGAGAAGCGCGAGGAGCCCATCGTGCTGGTCAATCCAGAGATCGTCTGCACGAACGGCGAGGTGACCTCGGACGAGGGCTGCCTCTCGGTCAAGGGCATGCGCGCCGAGGTGGCGCGCGCCGAGACCTGCACCGTGCGCGGCCTGGACCTGGACGGCAACACCGTGGAGATCGAGGCCGAGGGCACCAAGTCCGTCTGCCTGCAGCACGAGATCGACCACCTGGACGGCGTGCTCTTCATCGACCGCATCTCGCGGCTGAAGCGCACGCTCTACGACGCCAAGGTGAAGAAATGGAAGCGCCAGGGCAAAAAGATCTGA
- the aspS gene encoding aspartate--tRNA ligase — MDEARRIDDLGGWRRSHRNNELRASDIGSEVCLMGWVQYRRDHGGLIFIDLRDREGLTQIVFDPDIAADAHARAHALRPEYVLAAKGRVRSRPQGMANPNLGTGDVEVEIYDWKLLNTSQTPPFEIEDRVEVGEPMRLKYRYLDLRRPRLAKNFVLRHKAAQSVRRYLDGLDFLEIETPILTKSTPEGARDFLVPSRLNPGEFYALPQSPQLFKQLLMVSGLDRYYQIVKCFRDEDLRADRQPEFTQIDIEMSFADEELVMDMAEGMVRTLFKECLDIDLPAVFPRMPYDEAIRDYGLDKPDVRFGLKLVECSDIFTNSGFKVFARAELVKCLKVEGGESLTRKEIDELTEFVKIYGAQGLAWIKIKENEWQSPIVKFFSEEEKAALAERLALKPGDILFFQAGPADMVNTALGYLRVRMGERMGLIPEGSFAPLWVTDFPLLEWDPEEKRFMAKHHPFTSLKPGQEELLVSDPGKALARAYDLVLNGNEIGGGSIRIHNAEVQLNMLRALGIHEAEAKDKFGFLLEALQFGAPPHGGIAFGLDRLIMLMAGATSIRDVIAFPKTQRGTCLMTESPSDVSSRQLRELHIKLRERPQDKAAAEARPAADTTES; from the coding sequence ATGGATGAAGCACGGCGTATCGACGACCTGGGCGGCTGGCGCCGCTCGCACCGCAACAACGAACTGCGGGCCTCGGACATCGGCAGCGAAGTCTGCCTGATGGGCTGGGTGCAGTACCGCCGCGACCACGGCGGCCTGATCTTCATCGACCTGCGCGACCGCGAGGGCCTGACGCAGATCGTCTTCGACCCGGACATCGCGGCCGACGCGCACGCCCGCGCCCACGCCCTGCGCCCGGAGTACGTGCTGGCGGCCAAGGGCCGCGTGCGCTCCCGGCCCCAGGGCATGGCCAACCCGAACCTGGGCACCGGCGATGTCGAGGTCGAGATCTACGACTGGAAGCTGCTGAACACCTCCCAGACCCCGCCCTTCGAGATCGAGGACCGGGTGGAGGTGGGCGAGCCCATGCGCCTCAAGTACCGCTACCTGGACCTCAGGCGGCCCAGGCTCGCCAAGAACTTCGTGCTGCGCCACAAGGCGGCCCAGAGCGTGCGCCGCTACCTGGACGGCCTCGACTTCCTCGAGATCGAGACGCCCATCCTGACCAAGTCCACGCCCGAGGGCGCGCGCGACTTCCTGGTGCCCTCGCGCCTGAACCCGGGCGAGTTCTACGCCCTGCCGCAGTCGCCGCAGCTCTTCAAGCAGCTGCTCATGGTCTCGGGCCTGGACCGCTACTACCAGATCGTCAAGTGCTTCCGCGACGAGGACCTGCGCGCCGACCGCCAGCCCGAGTTCACCCAGATCGACATCGAGATGAGCTTCGCGGACGAGGAGCTGGTCATGGACATGGCCGAGGGCATGGTCCGCACCCTGTTCAAGGAGTGCCTCGACATCGACCTGCCCGCCGTCTTCCCGCGCATGCCCTACGACGAGGCCATCCGCGACTACGGCCTGGACAAGCCCGACGTGCGCTTCGGCCTGAAGCTCGTGGAGTGCTCGGACATCTTCACGAACTCCGGCTTCAAGGTCTTCGCCCGCGCCGAGCTCGTGAAGTGCCTCAAGGTCGAGGGCGGCGAATCCCTGACGCGCAAGGAGATCGACGAGCTGACCGAGTTCGTGAAGATCTACGGCGCCCAGGGGCTGGCCTGGATCAAGATCAAGGAGAACGAGTGGCAGTCGCCCATCGTCAAGTTCTTCTCCGAGGAGGAGAAGGCCGCCCTTGCCGAGCGCCTCGCGCTCAAGCCCGGCGACATCCTCTTCTTCCAGGCAGGACCGGCGGACATGGTCAACACCGCGCTCGGCTACCTGCGCGTGCGCATGGGCGAGCGCATGGGCCTCATCCCCGAGGGCAGCTTCGCCCCCCTGTGGGTCACGGACTTCCCGCTGCTGGAGTGGGACCCCGAGGAGAAGCGGTTCATGGCCAAGCACCATCCCTTCACCTCGCTCAAGCCCGGCCAGGAGGAGCTGCTCGTCTCCGATCCCGGCAAGGCCCTGGCCCGCGCCTACGACCTCGTGCTGAACGGCAACGAGATCGGCGGCGGCTCCATCCGCATCCACAACGCCGAGGTGCAGCTGAACATGCTGCGCGCGCTGGGCATCCACGAGGCCGAGGCCAAGGACAAGTTCGGCTTCCTGCTCGAGGCCCTGCAGTTCGGCGCGCCGCCGCACGGAGGCATTGCCTTCGGCCTGGACCGTCTTATCATGCTCATGGCGGGGGCGACGTCGATCCGCGACGTGATCGCCTTCCCCAAGACCCAGCGGGGCACCTGCCTGATGACCGAGTCGCCTTCCGACGTCTCCTCGCGCCAGCTGCGCGAGCTGCACATCAAGCTGCGCGAGCGGCCGCAGGACAAGGCAGCCGCCGAGGCCCGGCCCGCGGCGGACACGACGGAAAGCTAG
- the fmt gene encoding methionyl-tRNA formyltransferase, whose amino-acid sequence MGTPDFAAEVLSRVLDWPHGKVVGVYTQPDRPCGRGQVCRPSPVKRLALERGLPVFQPVNFKAAEAVEELRALAPDLLLVAAYGLILPRSVLDIPRFGPFNVHASLLPKHRGAAPIQRALLAGDRSTGITIMRMEEGLDSGPMLLQRALAIGIEDTAQTLHDELAAMGGEMLCEVMDALRAGTLSQIPQDDGQATYAPKLRKEEGLIDWGGSAAAVHARIRAMTPWPGAYFHLALPGREKPLRVGVLPGRIGEEKPAWAAPGDLVGVTGCEIRMATADRVYALLALHPQGKKPMDGRAFACGYLDSCPEGQAKACSGDGL is encoded by the coding sequence ATGGGCACTCCGGACTTCGCGGCCGAGGTGCTCTCGCGCGTGCTCGACTGGCCGCACGGAAAGGTCGTGGGCGTCTACACCCAGCCCGACCGTCCCTGCGGCCGCGGCCAGGTCTGCCGACCCTCGCCGGTCAAGCGCCTGGCGCTGGAGCGCGGCCTGCCCGTGTTCCAGCCCGTGAACTTCAAGGCCGCCGAGGCGGTGGAGGAGCTGCGCGCGCTCGCGCCCGACCTCCTGCTGGTGGCGGCCTACGGCCTCATCCTGCCCCGCTCGGTGCTCGACATCCCGCGCTTCGGTCCGTTCAACGTCCACGCCTCCCTGCTGCCCAAGCACCGCGGCGCCGCGCCCATCCAGCGCGCGCTCCTCGCGGGCGACCGCTCCACCGGCATCACCATCATGCGCATGGAGGAGGGGCTCGATTCCGGCCCCATGCTCCTGCAGCGCGCCCTGGCCATCGGCATCGAGGACACGGCCCAGACCCTGCACGACGAGCTGGCCGCCATGGGCGGCGAGATGCTCTGCGAGGTCATGGACGCGCTGCGCGCGGGCACCCTCTCCCAGATCCCCCAGGACGACGGGCAGGCCACCTACGCGCCCAAGCTGCGCAAGGAGGAGGGGCTGATCGACTGGGGCGGGAGCGCGGCGGCCGTGCATGCCCGCATCCGGGCCATGACCCCCTGGCCGGGGGCCTATTTCCACCTCGCCCTGCCCGGCCGCGAGAAGCCGCTGCGCGTGGGCGTGCTGCCCGGCCGCATCGGCGAGGAGAAGCCCGCCTGGGCCGCCCCCGGCGACCTCGTGGGCGTTACGGGCTGCGAGATCCGCATGGCCACGGCGGACCGCGTCTACGCGCTCCTTGCGCTGCACCCCCAGGGAAAAAAGCCCATGGACGGCCGCGCCTTCGCCTGCGGCTACCTGGACAGCTGCCCCGAGGGCCAGGCCAAGGCCTGCTCCGGAGACGGCCTGTAG